A region of the Aphelocoma coerulescens isolate FSJ_1873_10779 chromosome 1, UR_Acoe_1.0, whole genome shotgun sequence genome:
CACAGGAACAGCCCTCCTGGCTCTCTGGTGTGGATTTCCTAGCCGTTCATCGGAGCCCTGGCTAGTTCCAACCAGAACAAGCGTGCTGGCTGGAGCAAGCAGCAGTGATGCGAAATGCTCGCCTGTccttcagagcacatggcatcACCAAGAGGATCGGCAAAACTGCTCAGAGGGCAACAGACACTCCCCCTCCCGCAGATAAAGGTAGTGCAAAAAAGGAATGGCAGAGAGCAGCCCGTGGCTGGCGAGCCAGCCTGGCGTACTAGCAGGTGCCGTCCCCGCTGGGGTATTTTTATCGTGGAATTTGGCAGTCACAAGGCAGTCCGGAGCTGAGCAGACCCCATGCTTGGCCTGCGGGGCGATGCTCAGCTTTCCTCAGCTTTAGCGGCGTTCCAGGTGATGAttaggctgggctgggcacgCCGCTGGGCTTGTGCCAAGCTGCACTGCTCTGTGTCACACGCGCGTCTCCCGGTGCCAGGATCTCATGACGGCGCCCAGCTCCCATGTGGATCCAGCAGAAAACTCCCAGCCGAAAGCATGGAAGGGCGGTGGCACAGCCCACGTCTGCTCATGAATATGCATGACCCTGCTGCCAAGACGGTCTTCTATCAGGTGCTGAGACCCCACAAAAATATCCAGAGGTGTTTTTTACCCAGTCACACCAGAGTGAGACAAGATTTGTCCAACTGAGCCCAAACTAGGAATATAAAAGGCTGCAGATGCACAGACGCTGAGAGGTCAAAGCATGTGAGGGCAACAGTAGTCtgggaacgaggaaaaggaaCTATATGGAAAATTCCCAAGAATAGTAAAGCTATGAGGAGAAAGGCTAGGTCAGGGGCAACTCTGCATAGCCAGGAAAAGCTGTCAGGAGGTGACAGTCCTTCTTTTCTTGCTGGCAGCAGAGAATTAGATGCTCTAGAAGACCCTTGGTCTGGCACCGCAAAAATAGCTTGCTAATAAGTATCAAATGTCTAAGCCAAAAATGTTGCTCTAGGAGGGAAACTCCTCTTGGTTTCCAAAATCTGCTCCCCCGTGGCCACCAACACGCTTGCAGCAGCCATCTCAGCTCTCTACAGGGCTGTAGCAGGACGGTCAGGAGGCACCTCAGGGCAGTCCCTTCTTTAGACAGTCTGTGCAAGGCAGGGCAGAGGAAATGTCCCTATTTTCTAGCCTAAGCCTCACAACTGCCAGCCTTGGATCATCCTGATTTACAGCCTCTTAAAATATTCTGTGCATGTGTGAGACAGGTAAATCGCTGCTCTTCTCACATCCgttcatattttttatttctggatTCCTCTTGCGCTTACGTTTGCTTTACTTTGTGTCCTGCACATCCTAATTTTTACAATTTGCAAGTGTCTAGGCTTAGTAGCCTTCCCTGGGGAAAACAAGCCATTGTAAATCCCCAAACAACCTGCACACAGTAGAATGGATGGGAAGAGGGGCTCAGTTTGTGATTGTACTTCCCCATGGCAGTAAGAAAAAACTCAGCCTTGGCAGAGCCAGGGAGAACTGTGTTCATATTTACCAAGCAAGGTGAAACAAGAAAAGGCATGTGTAAACAATATAAACCCACCTGGAAAAGTGAGGACACCCACCCTTGTTCATGCTGCCTTGTAAGGAATATTCCACACATACAGCTGTGCTAGAGAATATTGATGTTGGAGACACATAACACTGAGCTGTAGGTAGCTGGTTGCCTTGTCTGcactctgggggaaaaaaagcaaacacactgATTTCAGTGCCACAGTCTGTAAATATTTCCCATCACTGATTTATCTGCCTGTATTTAATCCCCTGGTGCTCCTGGAATGAAGCCATATGCTAGTTTCTCCAGAATGCAGTAACTGCACCAAAGCCATTTCAGAGGGTAAGACAGACCCACACATTCACCAGTTTTCACCAGTGCAGACGAGAGCAGTCAGAAAGACCAGCTGAGTTTCTGTGTTactgctcctccagctctgggctggcagcagatcAAAGCTTCTGCATATGCCAAGCAGCCACCAGGATCTCCATCAGCATGATTGCAGCATGCCTGCCAGGGCAGGAAAGAGCCAAAGCCCATCTTTTGCTTCCTGTAtgtcccttctccctgctcacatggcTCCTGACAGGTGGTGGGGTAGCAAGTGGCCACTGCCCTGTCTCCATACCTGGGCAATCCTCACCTttcccagggcagccctcaGCAGTACCGGGAATTTAAAGATTCAACTTTTGATCTTTGTCCCATCCATCCttgcagctggacacagcacaggaacaAACTATGGGATAAATTATCGTGTGTGCTGCTACGTTAAATTATATCACTCACGTAACTAGAGGAGAGGATATTGTTCCCTCAACAAGTGTATCTGTTCTCCAGCTTTTGCTCACAGGAAATCTACACAATATTGCTGCAGTAAATTTTCAGCTTTTAACAGTGTCTACTCTCCACAAATGTTCTTTGCACTATAAAAATAATTGGCTCCTAAAGACAGGACAAGGAACAATAAAGGAGAGTTAACAATTTGGTCCCTGTGGCTTTGGGATTTACCTTGACTAGtgcttttaatatttcattatgatgattatttttacatttacttATTAAAATGCTATTTTCTAAAAGAATTACTGTGGGAGGACATTAGCTCCAAGGTAATAGTGCACACTTTATAGCACCCAGCCCTTAACTCATGCACTAGGGAGAGCTTTGCAGTGCCCTGGGAAGGTAAGTATGGTGAGCATAACTGGATCAAATGATTGCTCAAGCTCTCCCACAGAGCCCCACAAAAGATGGATTAAACACACTGCTCTCTTTTTATCCATCAGGTTAAGTGACTTGACCAGAAACAGTCAGTCAGGGccagaaacaaaactgaagcAAGTTCTCCTGCATCTCTGCTTTGCAACCTTACTCCCAGTCCAGCAAACCTTTCCTGTCATCAGACCACCTACCAACAGCACTTCCCAGGAGTCACTGGTCCTTGGGAGGCACTTCAAAGGaggcttttttctttgtctgtttCATCGGAACTGTGAATTTTTCCTCAGAATTTAAGAAAAGAGGAAGGAGCATGACCCAGCACTTAGATTTTGCAGAGTTCCCTCTCAGAGAGGCACGACAGGGTAGCAGCAAATTAGGTTTCCAGGACTGGCACAGCCCACCAAAGTCTTTACACTCCCCTAAACATTTGCAGCTTGTAAATGAAACCCTTGCAGCTGGCAACActgcaaaaccaaagcaaaatctACAGACAGGGAGCAGGTGGGCAACAGAAAGGTTTTCTCTGCGCCTGAGTGGTGGCACTGAGCTCATAAAGGAAGCCCAGAGCTGCGAGCACTTCACATTCCAGGTGTTGGTGCAGGTATTACACAAAGGCAACATATGACAGTGCCACTGCTCAAGCCAGGCTGTAGATTCCAGTCTGATCTCCCAGGGGATCAGCCCACTAAGGATTTCCCAGAGTGCAGTCTACAGACAGATGAATGCTGCTTTAACTACCAAGTCCACAGAGGATGCAATATGCAGATCACAGTGAAAGGACTTTCTGAATCACAAATAAATCTGGCTCACCCTCAAGGTTTTGGGAACTCATTTAGCAGGCTGTAGATGTGTTATGTAAAAAAAGATCACATTTTGTTTCAGTAGctgaatttaaaaaggaaaaaaaagtcccaaacACAACACAAGGTTTCATGTGAAACAAAGTTTTCAGCAAAGCAGACCTCATTCAATTCAGgtcaaatgaaaacatttcctctgacacaaaacaaaaaaaaaaaaaaacaacaaaaaaaaaaatttcactcCATCCATTAGCAGCTGGCCATTTCCTAACCCTCCTCAGAACCACTCTCTGTTTTCTCCCAACAGAGGCTTGCGGCCAGTTCTCAAGACTTCTCACCCCTCCTGGTGAGCAGAAATGGGGGAGTGGACTTTCCTGGGAGACTTCCTCGAGAAGGTCCACAAACACTCCACAGTGGTGGGGAAAGTCTGGCTGACCGTGCTCTTCATCTTCCGGATGCTGGTGCTGGGAACAGCGGCGGAGTCCTCCTGGGGGGATGAGCAGTCTGACTTCATGTGCGACACCCAGCAGCCCGGCTGCGAGAACGTCTGCTACGACAAGGCCTTCCCCATCTCCCATGTCCGCTTTTGGGTCCTGCAGATCATCTTTGTCTCCACCCCCTCCCTGGTGTATATGGGCCATGCAATGCACACGGTGCGCAtggaggagaagaggaagatgaaggaGGCAGAATTAGAGGCCCAAGAGAAGAAAAACGGTGGTGACACATACTACCAGCAGAAGTGCTCCATGGCAGAGAAGGAGGCTAAGCTGGCTGGTTGGGATGAATCAGGAGGCCAAATCATACTGAGGGGCAGCCTGCTGAACACCTACGTCTACAGCATTTTGATTCGAACTGCCATGGAAGTGGCCTTCATTGTGGGGCAGTACGTCCTGTACGGGATCTTCCTGGAGACCCTGTACATCTGCCAGCGGGCACCGTGCCCCCACCCCGTCAACTGCTACGTGTCCCGCCCCACGGAGAAGAACGTGTTCATCGTCTTCATGCTGGCTGTGGCAGTGCTCTCCCTCTTCCTCAGCCTGGCCGAGCTGTACCACTTGGGCTGGAAGAAAGCCAAAGAGAGGTGCTCACGGTCCTACAAAGCcagtcccagcacagcccccggCAGGCTGGAGTCTGCCCCACAGGCAGAGAGGGCACAGATGTACACCCCGCCGCCAGATTTTAACCAGTGCTTGTCAAGTCCCAACGGGAAGTTCATCAGCCCCTTCAGCAACAAGATGGCCTCCCAGCAGAACACCGCCAACTTCGCCACCGAGAGGGTCCACGGCCAGGAGGATGCTGCTGGGGAAGGGCCCTTCATTAAGTCCAGCTACGTGGAGAGTCCAGAGGTGGCCAGCGAATGTGCAGCACCTGCCTTCCCCGAGAACTACTTCAACGAGAAACGCCGGTTCAGCAAGGCCAGCCGTGCCAGCAGCAAGGCAAGGTCGGATGATTTGTCTGTGTGACCTGTCTCCAGCAGGGATGAGGAGAAGGAGCTGTCCCAGCACTCAGTAAAACTTCTGCAAAGTGGACTCCAAACTCTTGCCCCTAACCTCTCTGTTTTAATATCCTCTCTCTATCCTTTCCAGCGAACTTCATCATTATACTGCAGACAGCACCTCTCACAGCTCAaggcaggggcagccacaggcaCTGAAGAGAGACACCAATCTCAGGATATGAAGCCCTCAGCCATATTTTCATCATGGGACCCACAGGAATCAAAGACTCCCCACCCTTAGCCAGGTAGGGCACAGGCCAGCAGACTCCTGAGGCTGCCCAGTGGGTATCCAACTGTGCCACTGTATTCAACAGACCGACTGGACCTCTACTTCTCTGGTCTCTATTCAACATTTGCAACATCAGCTTGGCAATTATACTGAGCTGAAGCTTTTCTCACCTGCAGGGAGCAGAAACACACCAGTAGGCTTTCTGAAAGAAAGACTTTCTCATCTGCTTCATTTTGGCTCTTTCTAACCCTCCCTTTCTCTACCTGAGCCCAGATATTTTATACCAGTTTACCTACACAATAAATCCTACTTGAATTTTTTGACACTGTGTATATAACAACTCTTCCCCGTAAATAAGGACACCCGTGGTCCCCAGCGCACGGCTGCCTCCTAACATTGGAATCCCTTCCTCATTCCTAAGTCAGCGCAGCAGACTGGCCCCAGGGAAATCACTTAGATGACCAGTTGATGAAGACTGGGGAATTTTCCCAAGATACTCATGTCATCAATCCTAAGCAAGCCATCCATTAACAGAAATAGAGactctcctgtgagaaaagATATCTTATGAGTATCATGTGGAAACAAAGTGGTTTTCCCCTTTTTGAGACTCATCTTTCGAGAAACCTGAATGCTGCTGAAAGGGTGCTGCCAGCTGCCCACttgagagaaaagcatcctCTGTTTATCTGCAGAAGAGGTACAGCCTGTGTCTTCACACCAACCTACCAAAACACTTCAGCATCTTTTGCAAGCAGAAAGAGTCCTCCTCAGGTCCTGCACATCAttcagctcctgcctgctctcTCAAGCTTGCCAGCCAGCACAGGTCAAGTTATTTGTCTCTGCTCTGCCACCAGGCCATCCTCTCCACTCCATCCCTAGCACACATGGCATTAGAAGCCACCCATGGACTGGGTCTTTCCACTGCTGTAGCCTCTCAGAGCAACCACTGGGGCCCAAGGGTGCACTGGGAGTCTGGTGCGTGAGGTGTGCAGGCAGCTTCCCTTCAAGACACGTTTCCTCAGTGCAGAGCTGACATCCCTCTGGTAAAGATCTGCTAAACAGAGCCAAGCTGCTCCCTGTTGTTCACCCTGCACTGCCCTTTCAGACACAGGCCACAGCTTCCCAACACTGGACTGCACAAGTGAATGGCCTGGGACCAGCTGATGAGGGGACTGAGCCATTCCCTCTCTTAGGGCCACTGAAAGTGAATCCCTGCTCCTGATACACAGCTTTGGTACAGCTCCCTGTGCATATAAATATACATTCACACTCAACGGGGGAAACCATGTTTTTGTTTGCAagtttttatatatttgtattttttaatcctgaaaagacctgcgtGTTTTCCTTAACGTGAGATTTTAGTCAGTCATGTCTAGGTTTCTCCTAATAAAGTTCTAACTCCATCTCTCCTTGTGGATGTTTCTCTTCTCACATGGCTGAGAATGAGCTGCTGCCCGCCAGCCTCCACTGCTCAGAGATCACAAAAATTCCCATTGCCCAGAGTGGCAGGAATGAGGGGAGGGTTCAGCCAAGGGGATAAATAATAAACACAGGGAAATGATTGACTGACTGGATGACAGAACcacccccccagctccccttcCTGCCTCTGCATTACCAAGGAAGGAGGAGAGCAGAGCTCTGGTCAGAGAACAGAGCTTCCATCCTCTTGCAAACGCTTGCTCCCTTCATCTCCTTGCATATCCCAGCACACCTCTGTACCCAGAGAGGCCACCTGGGATGTGAGGACAACTCAGCAGGAAGAGGGAAGCAAAACCTGTCCCTCAAGCATCTGATTGCTTGTCCATGCAGTAACGGGGCCCTGAAGTCTTTTTAAGAGACAAGGCCTTGAGAGAATCCACCACTAACCATCTCCGCAGCGTTCCTGTGGGTACTCAAATCTCTTAAGATGTATTTGCCCAGCCCCAAGAAATTTCTTCTCCTAGCTatgtttttcctctgaaatttaTCCTTTGCTTTCCCACTTTCCAACTTTCACCGGCTCCCTCCTTCTGGTTTTGGATCCTCCTGTCTCCCTGAAGGAAGTGCtcttcctccctttctccaCACAATCTCCCATCCCATAGGATTCTGCAGGCTGGGAAGCTGGAGACCAGCAAAGTACTGCGTCCCAGCAAGGAGCCTGAAAGGGGGCATAAAGACCGAATCCAGAATTCAATGAGGACACAGGGACAAGGACCTTTAACTGCATTAGAAACTACAGGGATCCCTTAAGATTAAGGAGccttggtttgggggttttcagCCCAGGAGTGAGGTGCCACCTGAGCACCCACAGCCCCACGGTGCAGCAGGAAGGCAGGATTGGTCCTGCAGCATTTTTAACTGGCAtgtgcacagccctgagcatgCCTGTCCCTTAGGGTGTCACCTTGCTGCGAGAGACAGGCAATGGGGAAGTCAGGAGCACTCCCCGTGGAACACTTGGCTATTGAGTGACATTAATGTGTAGTAAAGCCACTTGAGCACGGACACAGACCTTGTTCAATAAGCTTTTCTTGGTTTAAAACAAGCAATAGACCAAACTTTGAAAACTCTGAGCTACAGTCTCTGCTAGAGGGCAAGGTAGAGCTGAAAGAAGAGGACAAGGATCTCCTCTGTGCTGTCTCAGACCTCTATGATCCAACCACGTTCACAGGCAGGGTTTTGGTGATCTTTGAGACCAGAGGAGTACAAccatcccagctctctctcatCCTAGAGATTGCAAGTATCAAAGCAGATAATTTCCCTCTGCCACTCATTTCTTAATGCCTCCATGGTTCTGTCTTCTAGGTATAACAAGTGGGGGATatttgatggatggatggatggatgtttACACTAGCTGACAGACCATAAACTTGTGATTCTTGGAATCCACTGTCAAGGCTGGTCAGGCTGTCACACCACAATAGGAGCACATTTACTTCAGGCTGTCCTGTCCTTCCAGACAGATTTAGTATATATTGCTTTGTACCAGATGGATGGGCAGACAATCTTATAGTAGTGACCTGGATCAACATTACATATTAAATTCAGTCCTTGGATAGGCATTCAATCTTTAAATGGCAGCATTACAAAGACAATGTtctgagaggaagaaaagagaaaacatgaGAGCTTTTCATTCTGTTCTTGCCCCTCTTTTTTCCAattctagctgctgggactgctCAGACTCTCCAGCAACAGCTGGAACCAACATTTGACAGAAACACCATCCCCAGTCATCTCCTTGGTTAGCACACCTCAAATCATTTCCTCTTCTAGCTGGTGCTGAAGGAGCCAGAAGTCAGTTCTGATCTACAGCCTTGTGCTGATCAGCTGGTGAGCCTGAGACAGGAAGACAGAGAAACGTGTTTCAACAAGCCTTTAAATCAGAAATACTTAATCCTATAAAAGGAAAAcctatatttaaaaatacatagaatGCCAAAACTAATAAAGTATTGAACTGAGACAAGGTCATGCCTCTGAGTTCCTCTCCATGAGCAGGACAGCGGGACAGCTGAGCAGGCTAAGAGAAATTTGAGAGAGAaattgagagagagagactcaAAAGTAATGGTTGATCTAGAGGACACGGGTCAAGCCTCTTTCAGAATAAGTGGGCAAGACAATACTCAAGCAAATTCAATGCTGATAACATTTCAGACTGTTAGAAGGGACTAGGTAAGAAGATGACAGACTACACAGTCTCCCTTCAAACACTTTTCCATGAAACATCACTGAGGCCAAGGAATTAGGAAGACCCAAACCCCAAGGAACAAAAGCCCTGTGTGTTCATAGGAATGAGACCACGCTTGACTGGACTGCAAATGGCCAACACACAAAGAAGGCAGAAATTCAGCACTCAAAAAGTCAGTGTAGCATAGCAGAGAGCCTGACACACAGCCATGGCAGGCACTGCAGAGGAGCTTCCCTGCTGGCATTGCTTCCTCCTGGGAAACCTGGGACTAACACAGGCACAAGGGGACACTGCTGGTCCCAGGGGAGCTCCCTTGGGAGTATC
Encoded here:
- the GJA5 gene encoding gap junction alpha-5 protein, with the protein product MGEWTFLGDFLEKVHKHSTVVGKVWLTVLFIFRMLVLGTAAESSWGDEQSDFMCDTQQPGCENVCYDKAFPISHVRFWVLQIIFVSTPSLVYMGHAMHTVRMEEKRKMKEAELEAQEKKNGGDTYYQQKCSMAEKEAKLAGWDESGGQIILRGSLLNTYVYSILIRTAMEVAFIVGQYVLYGIFLETLYICQRAPCPHPVNCYVSRPTEKNVFIVFMLAVAVLSLFLSLAELYHLGWKKAKERCSRSYKASPSTAPGRLESAPQAERAQMYTPPPDFNQCLSSPNGKFISPFSNKMASQQNTANFATERVHGQEDAAGEGPFIKSSYVESPEVASECAAPAFPENYFNEKRRFSKASRASSKARSDDLSV